One Sphingobacteriales bacterium DNA segment encodes these proteins:
- a CDS encoding PKD domain-containing protein, protein MVTLTDSVGTVTLDGANIAGNFVTHPYNSDYSYAQIDISDGTHTLVGSEMTAYVYGYGWYESYGYAAGANLKQLNFDLVLDSDTINYNQFADTTCANTPITFIAEYNDDILYYNWNFGDGNTGVGQSITHAYDAAGVYDVWLIVQFATACGPDSLKSTIVIDGLTNAYNSDTICEGNSLLLAAVDADSWAWNTGQTTQSITVTPLSTETYTVTLTGNLQCDTTQQFVVNVENIPDINLQASQPSVCVNDTVSVNLVPPIPPNENPVWTLDGATIISGNANDGYSLLWTTKGTKNITVQATTAFGCTNSQTLVIDVMAWATPALSNPPPQCTGNPMLDLSLYDDDAFVGVWTGAGVSGNLFDPALAGPGNHILVFTPSGACTLPATVTINVAQTLTPNLIVPPVLCTDSPTLDLSLYDDDAFTGIWSGTGISGTSFDPATSGPGNFTITFTPDGSCNLPATIAVNVSPNTTPALTQPPLICSDDTALDLSLYDDDAFTGVWSGTGVSGNSFDPAVSGIGTFTLTFTPNSPCSLPASFDVTVVLATKPQLTQPDTLCTTSLPLDLTLYDDDTFTGTWSGPGLTGPTIFDPATTGAGVFVLVFFPDGLCQQLATLTVNVLPQGIPILITPPNLCNTDLPIDLTLYDDDTFAGTWSGTGVSGNSFDPALAGVGTFTLTFTPTGLCNLPSSITITVNLAGQPVLITPPVLCTDSPLLDLTLYDDDAYAGTWAGTGVSGNSFDPAAAGLGSHTLTFTPSGPCLQPATITINIEEKLTPSLTNPNPICVNELPIDLSQYDDDAFTGVWSGAGVSGNSFDPAISGSGTFTLTFTPTGLCNLPATIQIVVVALTTPNITTPILLCQNDPAFDLTTIADPAFTGIWSGVGVSGTIFDPAITGLGSFDIVFTPNEFCAQPTTIQITVQPLWQPQLTQPNSLCQDDLPIDLNVLLEPGLLGVWSGTGVSGNQFDPKLSGTGSFTLTFTASNPPTGVCPQAATIQIAVNPTETPILTQPPLICSADGVIDLNQFADPMFTGTWSGVGMLNGSEFDPLLSGNGSFTFTFTVGGNCGEPATIEITVEQTYIPTPLPLPTACITDPTLDLTLYNDPNMPGKWSGPTIDGNGWFFEPSWLDTGLYQLTYTPTGLLCFEPVVVDITILPSNTPSIQYIAPLCATESVIDLAIYSDPNYIGTWSGDGVDNDIFDPAIAGVGIHTLIFTPQGDCNLPATIDVEVIEPLTPKPLNPNPLCVFDLPADLAPYGDANLPGTWSGPGVSNDYFDPALAGAGVHTLTYTPNDVCTLPATALIEVIAPTLPQLTTPPPLCQGEAPFDLTPYADPNLPGEWSGPGVTGNIFDPSQANSGANWLVFTPTDGVCTLPDSINI, encoded by the coding sequence GTGGTTACCTTAACCGATAGTGTAGGAACTGTAACCTTAGATGGCGCTAATATAGCGGGAAATTTTGTTACCCACCCTTACAACTCCGACTATAGCTATGCCCAAATAGACATTTCGGATGGAACGCATACTTTGGTTGGCAGCGAAATGACTGCCTATGTTTATGGCTACGGATGGTACGAGTCGTATGGCTATGCTGCAGGGGCTAACCTCAAGCAACTGAATTTTGATTTGGTGTTAGATTCTGACACCATTAATTACAATCAATTTGCCGATACAACCTGTGCTAATACTCCCATTACTTTTATTGCAGAATATAACGATGATATATTGTATTATAATTGGAATTTTGGAGACGGTAATACCGGAGTTGGGCAATCAATTACGCACGCTTACGATGCTGCCGGAGTTTATGATGTTTGGTTAATTGTACAATTTGCAACTGCATGTGGCCCCGACTCATTAAAATCGACAATAGTGATTGATGGTTTAACCAATGCCTACAACAGTGATACCATTTGTGAAGGAAATAGCCTATTGCTGGCTGCCGTCGATGCCGACTCGTGGGCGTGGAACACCGGCCAAACAACACAATCAATAACGGTAACGCCGCTTAGTACAGAAACATATACCGTAACCTTAACCGGAAACTTACAATGTGATACAACCCAACAATTTGTCGTCAATGTTGAAAATATTCCGGATATAAATTTGCAAGCCAGCCAACCCTCTGTTTGCGTAAATGATACTGTTTCCGTAAACTTAGTACCCCCAATACCGCCCAACGAGAACCCAGTCTGGACTTTAGATGGGGCTACTATTATTTCGGGGAATGCCAACGATGGGTATAGTTTGCTTTGGACAACTAAAGGAACAAAAAATATTACCGTTCAGGCCACAACCGCCTTTGGTTGTACTAACAGCCAAACATTGGTAATTGATGTTATGGCTTGGGCAACGCCAGCATTATCAAATCCACCCCCACAATGTACAGGCAACCCAATGTTAGATTTGAGTTTGTATGATGATGATGCCTTTGTCGGTGTTTGGACTGGCGCGGGTGTTTCGGGCAATTTGTTTGACCCGGCGTTGGCCGGCCCCGGCAACCATATTTTAGTATTTACACCATCGGGTGCCTGTACCTTGCCTGCCACTGTTACCATAAACGTAGCGCAAACACTTACACCTAATTTAATTGTGCCACCAGTTTTGTGCACCGATAGTCCAACCCTTGATTTAAGTTTGTACGATGATGATGCTTTTACCGGAATTTGGAGTGGCACAGGCATCTCAGGAACAAGTTTTGACCCCGCCACCTCCGGACCCGGAAATTTCACCATAACCTTTACGCCTGACGGTTCTTGTAATTTGCCGGCAACTATTGCGGTAAATGTAAGCCCTAACACCACGCCAGCCCTAACACAGCCACCCCTCATTTGCTCTGATGATACTGCTTTAGACCTTAGTTTATACGACGATGACGCATTTACAGGCGTTTGGAGTGGCACAGGTGTATCCGGAAATAGTTTTGACCCCGCAGTATCAGGTATTGGCACGTTTACCTTAACTTTTACCCCCAATTCTCCTTGCAGTTTACCAGCCAGTTTTGACGTAACCGTTGTGCTTGCAACAAAACCTCAACTTACCCAACCCGACACACTTTGCACAACCAGCTTACCCTTAGACCTAACGTTATACGATGATGATACCTTTACCGGCACTTGGTCGGGGCCTGGCCTTACGGGGCCAACTATTTTTGACCCGGCAACTACAGGGGCAGGTGTTTTTGTTTTGGTGTTTTTCCCCGATGGATTATGCCAGCAACTAGCTACCTTAACCGTTAACGTTTTGCCTCAAGGCATACCTATATTAATTACACCTCCTAATTTATGCAATACCGACTTACCCATAGATTTAACCCTTTATGACGACGATACCTTTGCCGGAACCTGGAGCGGCACAGGCGTATCCGGAAATAGTTTTGACCCAGCCTTAGCAGGTGTAGGCACTTTTACCCTGACCTTTACGCCAACGGGTTTGTGTAATTTACCATCTAGTATAACTATTACAGTGAATTTGGCCGGGCAACCCGTTTTAATAACACCTCCTGTGCTGTGCACAGATAGTCCTTTATTAGATTTAACTTTATACGATGATGATGCTTATGCCGGGACCTGGGCTGGCACGGGCGTATCCGGAAATAGTTTTGACCCCGCCGCAGCCGGACTCGGAAGCCACACGCTTACCTTTACTCCGTCAGGGCCTTGTTTGCAGCCGGCAACAATTACCATTAATATAGAAGAAAAACTAACTCCAAGTTTAACAAATCCTAATCCAATTTGCGTTAATGAGCTTCCCATAGACTTATCCCAATATGACGACGACGCATTTACGGGAGTTTGGAGTGGCGCAGGTGTATCCGGAAATAGTTTTGACCCGGCTATTTCCGGATCCGGCACCTTTACGCTGACTTTTACGCCAACAGGTTTGTGCAATTTGCCTGCAACTATTCAAATTGTAGTGGTTGCACTTACCACCCCTAATATTACCACCCCCATTTTGTTGTGCCAAAACGACCCTGCTTTTGACCTAACTACTATTGCCGACCCAGCATTTACAGGCATTTGGTCTGGGGTTGGGGTTAGCGGTACTATTTTTGACCCAGCCATAACCGGACTTGGCAGCTTTGATATTGTGTTTACACCCAACGAATTTTGCGCTCAACCCACCACTATTCAAATAACAGTACAGCCCTTATGGCAACCCCAACTTACCCAGCCAAACTCATTATGCCAAGATGACCTGCCAATTGACTTAAATGTTTTGCTTGAACCAGGTTTGCTGGGTGTTTGGAGTGGCACGGGGGTATCCGGAAACCAATTTGACCCCAAATTATCCGGAACCGGTTCGTTTACCCTCACATTTACCGCCTCGAACCCACCAACAGGAGTTTGTCCGCAGGCTGCTACCATCCAAATTGCAGTAAATCCAACCGAAACACCTATATTAACCCAACCACCCTTAATTTGCAGCGCAGATGGCGTTATTGACCTCAACCAGTTCGCCGACCCTATGTTTACGGGGACGTGGAGCGGTGTAGGCATGTTAAATGGCTCAGAATTTGACCCACTCTTATCCGGAAATGGCAGTTTTACCTTTACTTTTACTGTTGGCGGTAATTGTGGCGAACCGGCAACCATTGAAATTACAGTAGAGCAAACTTATATTCCCACGCCATTGCCTTTGCCAACTGCTTGTATAACCGACCCCACACTTGACCTTACCCTATACAACGACCCAAATATGCCGGGCAAATGGAGCGGCCCAACAATAGATGGCAACGGTTGGTTTTTTGAACCATCTTGGTTAGATACTGGCTTGTATCAACTCACCTATACGCCAACCGGATTATTATGCTTCGAGCCGGTAGTTGTTGATATTACTATTTTACCCTCAAATACACCAAGCATACAATATATTGCTCCGCTTTGTGCTACCGAATCCGTCATTGACTTGGCTATTTACAGCGACCCTAATTATATTGGAACTTGGTCGGGTGATGGTGTTGATAACGACATTTTTGACCCCGCAATAGCCGGAGTTGGCATTCATACGCTTATTTTTACCCCTCAAGGCGACTGTAATTTGCCTGCAACTATTGACGTTGAAGTTATAGAACCATTAACGCCCAAACCATTAAATCCAAATCCACTTTGCGTTTTTGATCTTCCTGCTGATTTGGCACCTTATGGCGATGCAAATTTGCCAGGTACATGGAGCGGACCCGGCGTTAGTAACGACTACTTCGACCCTGCTTTGGCTGGGGCGGGTGTACATACGCTTACCTATACACCTAACGATGTATGCACATTGCCTGCTACGGCTTTAATTGAAGTAATTGCCCCTACTTTGCCGCAATTAACTACACCGCCGCCCTTGTGCCAGGGCGAAGCCCCCTTTGATTTAACCCCTTATGCCGACCCAAATTTACCCGGTGAATGGAGCGGTCCAGGTGTAACAGGCAATATTTTTGACCCCAGCCAAGCCAATAGCGGCGCAAATTGGCTTGTATTTACACCAACAGACGGTGTTTGTACCTTGCCTGACAGTATAAATATATAG
- a CDS encoding IgGFc-binding protein, with translation MVKIYTAFFLYVVVFLSSNTDIYAQSFTSVGTDFWLGFMPNYQSPQLKLYITAQEDATGNISVPGTGYSYDFSVAANSAIEVIIPNADAYVNVNQTIVNKGIHVTSDQPVSVYMLNYYLHTADASLVYPTQTNGSDYFVSAYAEILGGEFLIVATADNTEVEITPSATTYGGNPAGTTFNVTLDEGECYLVQSSGNLTGSRITGTAPPEDCKKFAVFSGAVCTNVGGCAACDHLVEQMPPITTWGLNFVTVPYKTRVSDYFQVIAAEDNTTFYVNSIPYMLNAGQNMGLTFGDARYISSDKPIMVSQFSRGQVATTPVQTLFI, from the coding sequence ATGGTAAAAATCTACACTGCTTTTTTTCTTTATGTTGTTGTTTTTTTATCCTCTAATACGGACATTTACGCCCAAAGTTTTACCTCGGTTGGCACCGATTTTTGGTTGGGTTTTATGCCCAACTATCAATCTCCACAACTTAAATTGTATATTACAGCTCAAGAGGATGCAACAGGTAATATTTCGGTACCGGGCACGGGTTATTCTTACGATTTTTCGGTGGCGGCAAACTCGGCTATTGAAGTTATTATTCCTAATGCCGATGCATACGTTAATGTCAATCAGACGATTGTAAACAAAGGGATACATGTTACAAGTGACCAACCCGTTTCGGTATATATGCTCAACTATTACCTACATACTGCCGATGCTTCGTTGGTTTACCCAACCCAAACTAATGGCAGCGACTACTTTGTAAGTGCGTATGCCGAAATTTTAGGCGGCGAATTTTTAATTGTAGCAACCGCCGATAACACAGAAGTTGAAATTACTCCTTCGGCTACAACATATGGTGGTAATCCGGCGGGCACAACCTTTAATGTTACTTTAGATGAGGGAGAGTGTTATTTGGTACAATCATCCGGAAACTTAACCGGCTCGCGTATTACCGGCACAGCTCCACCCGAAGATTGTAAAAAGTTTGCAGTATTTAGTGGCGCTGTTTGTACCAATGTAGGTGGTTGTGCGGCTTGTGACCATTTAGTTGAGCAAATGCCGCCTATTACTACCTGGGGACTTAATTTTGTAACTGTACCTTATAAAACCCGTGTTTCTGACTATTTCCAAGTTATAGCCGCCGAAGATAACACAACTTTTTATGTAAACAGCATTCCATATATGTTAAATGCCGGCCAAAATATGGGTTTAACCTTTGGCGATGCAAGATATATAAGCTCAGACAAACCCATAATGGTAAGTCAGTTCAGTCGGGGGCAAGTTGCGACAACACCAGTTCAGACCCTTTTTATATAG